The Borreliella burgdorferi B31 genome segment TTTATAAAGAGCTAGTAAATGCCGAAGAAAAATATGATCAAGTTATTGTTGAAATAGTAGAAAATGAAGAACTAGGGTATGCTATAAATAATAGAATTGTAAAGGCTAGCTCAAATAATTTCATGTAAATTCATTAATAAATTTTTACTATTCTAATAAATTGTTATATGTTTCCCATATATAATGGAAAACATATTCGAGTACTTAAAATTAAATGCCGTCGAAATTTGTGTTTTAAAAGATATAAAAAAAGTTATTTATAAGTTCTATGAGTCGATTTTAGATATAGAAAATGATGCGGAGACAATAAATATATTGTCTCCGCMTAAAAGTCAAAACATTTTAAATGAATTTTTTTTTAATTTGGGGCCAAAAAAGTCTAAAGAATTAATCAACCTTTTTCGTAAAATTAAAGTAAAGCTGGGTGATAATGTGTTTGAAAATAAGGTTTTCATATTCTATTTATGTCTTGATGATGTAGATTTTTTTAAACTTTTGTATGTGCTTGATAAAAGCAATTTTGATGATTATCTAATATTGATTTATGAAAAATTTCTTGCTATAAGAAAAGATTTGAAATTAATATTGAACAATTATGGTTCGAATAACTTGTAATTTAAAGTAAATGTATTAGCCCCTTTTTGGGGCTAATAACATATTCTGTATTTGTAATTTAGGATTGTTGCAATAATATTATCTATTATTGTAATATACAAGATTCACGTTTTGTATGTTGCAGTAAAGGGGCAGTTTTTGTATAG includes the following:
- a CDS encoding P52 family lipoprotein, with protein sequence MENIFEYLKLNAVEICVLKDIKKVIYKFYESILDIENDAETINILSPXKSQNILNEFFFNLGPKKSKELINLFRKIKVKLGDNVFENKVFIFYLCLDDVDFFKLLYVLDKSNFDDYLILIYEKFLAIRKDLKLILNNYGSNNL